The proteins below are encoded in one region of Corvus hawaiiensis isolate bCorHaw1 chromosome 3, bCorHaw1.pri.cur, whole genome shotgun sequence:
- the TMEM181 gene encoding transmembrane protein 181 isoform X2 yields MEPLAPMRLYTLSKRHFVLVFVVFFICFGLTVFIGIAGPNVIETSVARTDLNNSLKLKPFNLSSPPLSTYNQQLWLTCVVELDQHDVSLKKNVTMIVKVLGVVKDGSTPYVNNQVHNRTRLLSCAQKCSEIIVAHLGYLNYTQYNIFVSFEDLKLTYTIQNITFTWKTYNPTFSQVEIWFRFVFVVLTFMVTCLFAHSLRKFSMRDWGIEQKWMSILLPLLLLYNDPFFPLSFLVNSWFPGMLDDLFQSLFLCALLLFWLCVYHGIRVQGERKCLTFYLPKFFIVGLLWLASVTLGIWQTVYEVNDPTYQYRVDTGNFQGMKIFFLVVATTYILYLLFLIVRACSELRNMPYVDLRLKFLTALTFVVLVISIVILYLRFGAQVLQDNFVAELSTHYQNSAEFLSFYGLLNFYLYTLAFVYSPSKNALYESQLKDNPAFSMLNDSDDDVIYGSDYEEMPLQNGQAIRAKYKEESDSD; encoded by the exons GCTGGCCCCGATGCGATTGTATACACTGTCCAAAAGGCATTTTGTTCTGGTCTTTGTAGtattctttatttgttttggtcTGACAGTCTTCATAGGAATAGCAG GTCCTAATGTAATTGAAACTTCTGTAGCAAGAACTGACTTAAATAACAGCCTAAAG cTGAAGCCATTTAATTTAAGTTCGCCACCACTGTCAACTTACAaccagcagctgtggctgaCCTGCGTAGTTGAGTTGGACCAGCACGATG TATCCCTCAAGAAGAATGTGACTATGATAGTCAAAGTACTGGGAGTGGTGAAGGATGGAAGCACACCATATGTTAACAACCAGGTTCATAATCGGACAAGATTACTCAGTTGTGCGCAA AAATGCAGTGAAATCATTGTTGCTCATCTGGGCTACCTGAACTACACTCAGTACAACATATTTGTTAGCTTTGAAGATCTAAAGTTAACGTACACCATCCAGAATATTACTTTCACA TGGAAGACCTATAATCCAACTTTTTCACAAGTGGAAATATGGTTCCGATTTGTTTTTGTAGTTCTTACTTTTATGGTCACG TGTCTGTTTGCACATTCCCTGCGGAAATTCTCCATGAGAGACTGGGGTATTGAACAGAAATGGATGTCCATCCTACTTCCTCTATTGCTACTTTACAACG atccatttttccccctttcttttctgGTGAACAGCTGGTTTCCTGGAATGCTGGATGATTTATTCCAGTCGCTGTTTCTGTGTGCATTGTTGTTGTTCTGGCTTTGTGTCTACCATGGTATAAGAGTACAG GGGGAAAGGAAGTGCTTAACTTTCTATCTGCCCAAATTCTTTATTGTTGGACTGTTGTGGCTGGCCTCTGTTACACTGGGAATATGGCAAAC CGTATATGAAGTAAATGATCCTACATATCAATACAGGGTTGACACAGGTAATTTCCAG GGAATGAAAATCTTCTTCCTTGTGGTGGCAACCACATACATTCTCTACCTTTTGTTCCTGATAGTGAGGGCATGCTCAGAACTTCGAAACATGCCTTATGTTG ATCTCAGGTTAAAATTCTTGACTGCATTAACCTTTGTAGTGCTTGTCATTAG catTGTTATACTGTACCTACGCTTTGGAGCACAAGTTCTACAGGACAACTTTGTTGCTGAGCTGTCAACTCATTATCAGAATT CAGCAGAATTCTTATCATTTTACGGTTTATTGAACTTTTATCTCTACACATTAGCCTTCGTGTATTCTCCCTCCAAGAATGCACTGTATG AATCACAGTTGAAAGACAATCCTGCTTTTTCTATGCTGAATGATTCAGATGATGATGTGATTTATGG GAGTGACTATGAAGAGATGCCCCTTCAGAACGGCCAAGCTATTAGAGCCAAATATAAAGAAGAGTCAGACAGTGATTGA
- the TMEM181 gene encoding transmembrane protein 181 isoform X3 encodes MRLYTLSKRHFVLVFVVFFICFGLTVFIGIAGPNVIETSVARTDLNNSLKLKPFNLSSPPLSTYNQQLWLTCVVELDQHDVSLKKNVTMIVKVLGVVKDGSTPYVNNQVHNRTRLLSCAQKCSEIIVAHLGYLNYTQYNIFVSFEDLKLTYTIQNITFTWKTYNPTFSQVEIWFRFVFVVLTFMVTCLFAHSLRKFSMRDWGIEQKWMSILLPLLLLYNDPFFPLSFLVNSWFPGMLDDLFQSLFLCALLLFWLCVYHGIRVQGERKCLTFYLPKFFIVGLLWLASVTLGIWQTVYEVNDPTYQYRVDTGNFQGMKIFFLVVATTYILYLLFLIVRACSELRNMPYVDLRLKFLTALTFVVLVISIVILYLRFGAQVLQDNFVAELSTHYQNSAEFLSFYGLLNFYLYTLAFVYSPSKNALYESQLKDNPAFSMLNDSDDDVIYGSDYEEMPLQNGQAIRAKYKEESDSD; translated from the exons ATGCGATTGTATACACTGTCCAAAAGGCATTTTGTTCTGGTCTTTGTAGtattctttatttgttttggtcTGACAGTCTTCATAGGAATAGCAG GTCCTAATGTAATTGAAACTTCTGTAGCAAGAACTGACTTAAATAACAGCCTAAAG cTGAAGCCATTTAATTTAAGTTCGCCACCACTGTCAACTTACAaccagcagctgtggctgaCCTGCGTAGTTGAGTTGGACCAGCACGATG TATCCCTCAAGAAGAATGTGACTATGATAGTCAAAGTACTGGGAGTGGTGAAGGATGGAAGCACACCATATGTTAACAACCAGGTTCATAATCGGACAAGATTACTCAGTTGTGCGCAA AAATGCAGTGAAATCATTGTTGCTCATCTGGGCTACCTGAACTACACTCAGTACAACATATTTGTTAGCTTTGAAGATCTAAAGTTAACGTACACCATCCAGAATATTACTTTCACA TGGAAGACCTATAATCCAACTTTTTCACAAGTGGAAATATGGTTCCGATTTGTTTTTGTAGTTCTTACTTTTATGGTCACG TGTCTGTTTGCACATTCCCTGCGGAAATTCTCCATGAGAGACTGGGGTATTGAACAGAAATGGATGTCCATCCTACTTCCTCTATTGCTACTTTACAACG atccatttttccccctttcttttctgGTGAACAGCTGGTTTCCTGGAATGCTGGATGATTTATTCCAGTCGCTGTTTCTGTGTGCATTGTTGTTGTTCTGGCTTTGTGTCTACCATGGTATAAGAGTACAG GGGGAAAGGAAGTGCTTAACTTTCTATCTGCCCAAATTCTTTATTGTTGGACTGTTGTGGCTGGCCTCTGTTACACTGGGAATATGGCAAAC CGTATATGAAGTAAATGATCCTACATATCAATACAGGGTTGACACAGGTAATTTCCAG GGAATGAAAATCTTCTTCCTTGTGGTGGCAACCACATACATTCTCTACCTTTTGTTCCTGATAGTGAGGGCATGCTCAGAACTTCGAAACATGCCTTATGTTG ATCTCAGGTTAAAATTCTTGACTGCATTAACCTTTGTAGTGCTTGTCATTAG catTGTTATACTGTACCTACGCTTTGGAGCACAAGTTCTACAGGACAACTTTGTTGCTGAGCTGTCAACTCATTATCAGAATT CAGCAGAATTCTTATCATTTTACGGTTTATTGAACTTTTATCTCTACACATTAGCCTTCGTGTATTCTCCCTCCAAGAATGCACTGTATG AATCACAGTTGAAAGACAATCCTGCTTTTTCTATGCTGAATGATTCAGATGATGATGTGATTTATGG GAGTGACTATGAAGAGATGCCCCTTCAGAACGGCCAAGCTATTAGAGCCAAATATAAAGAAGAGTCAGACAGTGATTGA
- the TMEM181 gene encoding transmembrane protein 181 isoform X1: MEADFAAFGSPLCGEVKRFCRRVRETYREIQEDLTPYKDDRYYRLAPMRLYTLSKRHFVLVFVVFFICFGLTVFIGIAGPNVIETSVARTDLNNSLKLKPFNLSSPPLSTYNQQLWLTCVVELDQHDVSLKKNVTMIVKVLGVVKDGSTPYVNNQVHNRTRLLSCAQKCSEIIVAHLGYLNYTQYNIFVSFEDLKLTYTIQNITFTWKTYNPTFSQVEIWFRFVFVVLTFMVTCLFAHSLRKFSMRDWGIEQKWMSILLPLLLLYNDPFFPLSFLVNSWFPGMLDDLFQSLFLCALLLFWLCVYHGIRVQGERKCLTFYLPKFFIVGLLWLASVTLGIWQTVYEVNDPTYQYRVDTGNFQGMKIFFLVVATTYILYLLFLIVRACSELRNMPYVDLRLKFLTALTFVVLVISIVILYLRFGAQVLQDNFVAELSTHYQNSAEFLSFYGLLNFYLYTLAFVYSPSKNALYESQLKDNPAFSMLNDSDDDVIYGSDYEEMPLQNGQAIRAKYKEESDSD; the protein is encoded by the exons GCTGGCCCCGATGCGATTGTATACACTGTCCAAAAGGCATTTTGTTCTGGTCTTTGTAGtattctttatttgttttggtcTGACAGTCTTCATAGGAATAGCAG GTCCTAATGTAATTGAAACTTCTGTAGCAAGAACTGACTTAAATAACAGCCTAAAG cTGAAGCCATTTAATTTAAGTTCGCCACCACTGTCAACTTACAaccagcagctgtggctgaCCTGCGTAGTTGAGTTGGACCAGCACGATG TATCCCTCAAGAAGAATGTGACTATGATAGTCAAAGTACTGGGAGTGGTGAAGGATGGAAGCACACCATATGTTAACAACCAGGTTCATAATCGGACAAGATTACTCAGTTGTGCGCAA AAATGCAGTGAAATCATTGTTGCTCATCTGGGCTACCTGAACTACACTCAGTACAACATATTTGTTAGCTTTGAAGATCTAAAGTTAACGTACACCATCCAGAATATTACTTTCACA TGGAAGACCTATAATCCAACTTTTTCACAAGTGGAAATATGGTTCCGATTTGTTTTTGTAGTTCTTACTTTTATGGTCACG TGTCTGTTTGCACATTCCCTGCGGAAATTCTCCATGAGAGACTGGGGTATTGAACAGAAATGGATGTCCATCCTACTTCCTCTATTGCTACTTTACAACG atccatttttccccctttcttttctgGTGAACAGCTGGTTTCCTGGAATGCTGGATGATTTATTCCAGTCGCTGTTTCTGTGTGCATTGTTGTTGTTCTGGCTTTGTGTCTACCATGGTATAAGAGTACAG GGGGAAAGGAAGTGCTTAACTTTCTATCTGCCCAAATTCTTTATTGTTGGACTGTTGTGGCTGGCCTCTGTTACACTGGGAATATGGCAAAC CGTATATGAAGTAAATGATCCTACATATCAATACAGGGTTGACACAGGTAATTTCCAG GGAATGAAAATCTTCTTCCTTGTGGTGGCAACCACATACATTCTCTACCTTTTGTTCCTGATAGTGAGGGCATGCTCAGAACTTCGAAACATGCCTTATGTTG ATCTCAGGTTAAAATTCTTGACTGCATTAACCTTTGTAGTGCTTGTCATTAG catTGTTATACTGTACCTACGCTTTGGAGCACAAGTTCTACAGGACAACTTTGTTGCTGAGCTGTCAACTCATTATCAGAATT CAGCAGAATTCTTATCATTTTACGGTTTATTGAACTTTTATCTCTACACATTAGCCTTCGTGTATTCTCCCTCCAAGAATGCACTGTATG AATCACAGTTGAAAGACAATCCTGCTTTTTCTATGCTGAATGATTCAGATGATGATGTGATTTATGG GAGTGACTATGAAGAGATGCCCCTTCAGAACGGCCAAGCTATTAGAGCCAAATATAAAGAAGAGTCAGACAGTGATTGA